The following are from one region of the Myxocyprinus asiaticus isolate MX2 ecotype Aquarium Trade chromosome 2, UBuf_Myxa_2, whole genome shotgun sequence genome:
- the LOC127456581 gene encoding fin bud initiation factor-like, giving the protein MMASSMIILIASLISLRFGGALFSGPLQPEMSNGTFHHYFVPDGFYEDNDDPEKCQMLFKMTDDRKCTLDEDQDSVIRDDFTIIKRHIEDAARVLEGIGKSISFDLDGEDSYGRYLRRETTQITEAFSNSEKSLLELEVKFKQSQENELKEEHKISDDVLNMIVHTRDVLKETLDISLGLKDKHELLSLIIRSHGTRLSRLKNEYMKV; this is encoded by the coding sequence ATGATGGCTTCATCTATGATCATTCTGATAGCCTCTTTGATCTCGTTGCGTTTCGGAGGAGCTTTATTTTCGGGACCTCTGCAACCGGAGATGTCGAACGgcacttttcatcattatttcgTGCCGGATGGCTTCTATGAAGACAACGACGACCCCGAGAAATGTCAAATGCTATTTAAAATGACCGACGATCGCAAATGCACCCTGGACGAGGACCAGGACTCGGTGATCCGGGACGATTTTACCATCATTAAGCGTCACATCGAAGACGCGGCGAGGGTGCTGGAGGGAATCGGGAAGAGCATCTCCTTTGACCTGGACGGAGAGGACAGCTACGGGAGATACCTGCGACGGGAGACGACTCAGATTACCGAGGCGTTTTCCAACTCCGAAAAGTCTCTGCTGGAGCTGGAAGTGAAATTCAAACAGAGTCAAGAGAACGAGCTGAAAGAGGAGCACAAGATCAGCGACGACGTTCTCAACATGATCGTGCACACGCGGGACGTCCTGAAGGAGACACTGGACATCTCACTGGGACTGAAAGACAAGCACGAGCTACTGTCACTCATCATCCGGAGTCACGGGACCCGGTTAAGCCGCCTGAAAAACGAGTATATGAAGGTGTAG